The Papaver somniferum cultivar HN1 unplaced genomic scaffold, ASM357369v1 unplaced-scaffold_20844, whole genome shotgun sequence DNA segment CTTAATGAACCGTAATGTTCTGTTTGGTGCATCTAATTATAACTTTGATTGTATAAACAGCTGaacatatttattaatttttactTTCTAATTGATGCAGACAATCAAAAACGCTAGTCAATTCAAGAACAAGGGGCTGGAAGATGCAGAGAAGTTGCAGAATTTATTTGATGGGAAATTTTCCACTGGAGCTAATAGAGATACGCCTGGAAGATTGGAACCGCCTTGTTCAGCTGGAACTTCTATAACTGCAGGGGTTTCAAATAATGGATCTGAATCTCGTACAAgtcatggaaaagaaaaaaatcatgagGATGACAACGAGGTTGATTCTAGTCTCAATGCAAAGGGGAGTGGCAGGAAAAGGaagaaggaaatggaggaagaatCAAGTGATCTATTAACTGAGAAAGTTTGTTCTATTGTAACATCGATGGAGACTCATCTTCAACATAANNNNNNNNNNNAGAAATAGAGGAAGAATCAAGTGATCTATTAACTGAGAAAGTTTGTTCTATTGTAACATCGATGGAGACTCATCTTCAACATAAGAAACTTGCTCTAGAAAAGGATAGCGCAGCCGAATTCATGAAAGCTTTGGATAATTTACTTGAGACTGATTGCATCACAATGGATGAGTAT contains these protein-coding regions:
- the LOC113339225 gene encoding uncharacterized protein LOC113339225, with translation TIKNASQFKNKGLEDAEKLQNLFDGKFSTGANRDTPGRLEPPCSAGTSITAGVSNNGSESRTSHGKEKNHEDDNEVDSSLNAKGSGRKRKKEMEEESSDLLTEKVCSIVTSMETHLQHKKLALEKDSAAEFMKALDNLLETDCITMDEYLSITLKASEMPGWQKLFVSLKSDERRVAFVHKLLKER